A part of Lathamus discolor isolate bLatDis1 chromosome 17, bLatDis1.hap1, whole genome shotgun sequence genomic DNA contains:
- the B3GAT1 gene encoding galactosylgalactosylxylosylprotein 3-beta-glucuronosyltransferase 1 isoform X4 codes for MDDGGDSQRDLAAGLDSKEYCLSERDIVEVVRTEYVYTRPPPWSDTLPTIHVITPTYSRPVQKAELTRLANTLLHVPNLHWILVEDSQRRTPLITRLLRDTGLNYTHLNVETPRNYKLRGDMRDPRIPRGTMQRNLALRWLRETFNKNSSQPGIVYFADDDNTYSLELFEEMRSTRKVSVWPVAFVGGLRYESPRVNAAGKVYGWKTVFDPHRPFAIDMAGFAVNLRLILHRPQAYFKLRGVKGGYQESSLLRELVTLNDLEPKAANCTKILVWHTRTEKPVLVNEGKKGFTDPNVEI; via the exons ATGG ATGATGGTGGTGACTCCCAGCGTGATCTCGCTGCAGGCTTGGACTCCAAGGAATACTGCCTGTCGGAGCGGGACATAGTGGAGGTGGTGAGGACAGAGTATGTTTACACCCGCCCGCCCCCGTGGTCGGACACCCTTCCCACCATCCACGTCATCACCCCCACCTACAGCCGGCCCGtgcagaaggcagagctgaCCCGCCTGGCCAACACCCTCCTGCACGTCCCCAACCTGCACTGGATCCTGGTAGAGGACTCTCAGCGCCGCACGCCCCTCATCACCCGCCTGCTGCGGGACACGGGGCTCAACTACACCCACCTCAACGTGGAGACCCCGCGCAACTACAAGCTGCGGGGGGACATGCGGGACCCCCGCATCCCTCGCGGGACCATGCAGAGGAACCTCGCCCTGAGGTGGCTGAGGGAAACCTTCAACAAGAACAGCAGCCAGCCTGGCATCGTGTACTTCGCCGATGATGACAACACCTACAGCCTGGAGCTCTTTGAGGAG ATGCGCAGCACCAGGAAGGTGTCGGTGTGGCCGGTGGCCTTTGTTGGAGGGCTGCGCTACGAGTCCCCCCGCGTGAACGCCGCCGGCAAGGTCTATGGCTGGAAGACGGTGTTCGACCCGCACCGCCCCTTCGCTATAGACATGGCCGGCTTTGCCGTGAACCTCAGGCTCATCCTCCACAGACCTCAGGCGTACTTCAAGCTGCGGGGAGTCAAGGGGGGCTACCAGGAGAGCAGCCTGCTCCGGGAGCTCGTCACCCTCAACGACCTGGAGCCGAAAGCTGCCAACTGCACTAAG atCCTGGTCTGGCACACGAGGACAGAGAAGCCGGTGCTGGTGAATGAGGGCAAGAAAGGATTCACAGATCCCAATGTGGAAATCTGA
- the B3GAT1 gene encoding galactosylgalactosylxylosylprotein 3-beta-glucuronosyltransferase 1 isoform X1 encodes MCSAVLSLGFSLSGNEELWVQSVLEMPKRRDILAIVLIVLPWTLLITVWHQSTIAPLLAVHKDDGGDSQRDLAAGLDSKEYCLSERDIVEVVRTEYVYTRPPPWSDTLPTIHVITPTYSRPVQKAELTRLANTLLHVPNLHWILVEDSQRRTPLITRLLRDTGLNYTHLNVETPRNYKLRGDMRDPRIPRGTMQRNLALRWLRETFNKNSSQPGIVYFADDDNTYSLELFEEMRSTRKVSVWPVAFVGGLRYESPRVNAAGKVYGWKTVFDPHRPFAIDMAGFAVNLRLILHRPQAYFKLRGVKGGYQESSLLRELVTLNDLEPKAANCTKILVWHTRTEKPVLVNEGKKGFTDPNVEI; translated from the exons ATGTGCTCTGCTGTTCTGTCTCTGGGGTTCTCACTGTCAGGTAATGAGGAGCTGTGGGTCCAGTCAGTCTTGGAGATGCCGAAGAGACGAGACATCCTGGCTATCGTGCTGATAGTTCTGCCCTGGACACTACTAATCACCGTCTGGCACCAGAGCACCATTGCTCCACTGCTTGCAGTGCACAAGG ATGATGGTGGTGACTCCCAGCGTGATCTCGCTGCAGGCTTGGACTCCAAGGAATACTGCCTGTCGGAGCGGGACATAGTGGAGGTGGTGAGGACAGAGTATGTTTACACCCGCCCGCCCCCGTGGTCGGACACCCTTCCCACCATCCACGTCATCACCCCCACCTACAGCCGGCCCGtgcagaaggcagagctgaCCCGCCTGGCCAACACCCTCCTGCACGTCCCCAACCTGCACTGGATCCTGGTAGAGGACTCTCAGCGCCGCACGCCCCTCATCACCCGCCTGCTGCGGGACACGGGGCTCAACTACACCCACCTCAACGTGGAGACCCCGCGCAACTACAAGCTGCGGGGGGACATGCGGGACCCCCGCATCCCTCGCGGGACCATGCAGAGGAACCTCGCCCTGAGGTGGCTGAGGGAAACCTTCAACAAGAACAGCAGCCAGCCTGGCATCGTGTACTTCGCCGATGATGACAACACCTACAGCCTGGAGCTCTTTGAGGAG ATGCGCAGCACCAGGAAGGTGTCGGTGTGGCCGGTGGCCTTTGTTGGAGGGCTGCGCTACGAGTCCCCCCGCGTGAACGCCGCCGGCAAGGTCTATGGCTGGAAGACGGTGTTCGACCCGCACCGCCCCTTCGCTATAGACATGGCCGGCTTTGCCGTGAACCTCAGGCTCATCCTCCACAGACCTCAGGCGTACTTCAAGCTGCGGGGAGTCAAGGGGGGCTACCAGGAGAGCAGCCTGCTCCGGGAGCTCGTCACCCTCAACGACCTGGAGCCGAAAGCTGCCAACTGCACTAAG atCCTGGTCTGGCACACGAGGACAGAGAAGCCGGTGCTGGTGAATGAGGGCAAGAAAGGATTCACAGATCCCAATGTGGAAATCTGA
- the B3GAT1 gene encoding galactosylgalactosylxylosylprotein 3-beta-glucuronosyltransferase 1 isoform X3 yields MCSAVLSLGFSLSGNEELWVQSVLEMPKRRDILAIVLIVLPWTLLITVWHQSTIAPLLAVHKGLDSKEYCLSERDIVEVVRTEYVYTRPPPWSDTLPTIHVITPTYSRPVQKAELTRLANTLLHVPNLHWILVEDSQRRTPLITRLLRDTGLNYTHLNVETPRNYKLRGDMRDPRIPRGTMQRNLALRWLRETFNKNSSQPGIVYFADDDNTYSLELFEEMRSTRKVSVWPVAFVGGLRYESPRVNAAGKVYGWKTVFDPHRPFAIDMAGFAVNLRLILHRPQAYFKLRGVKGGYQESSLLRELVTLNDLEPKAANCTKILVWHTRTEKPVLVNEGKKGFTDPNVEI; encoded by the exons ATGTGCTCTGCTGTTCTGTCTCTGGGGTTCTCACTGTCAGGTAATGAGGAGCTGTGGGTCCAGTCAGTCTTGGAGATGCCGAAGAGACGAGACATCCTGGCTATCGTGCTGATAGTTCTGCCCTGGACACTACTAATCACCGTCTGGCACCAGAGCACCATTGCTCCACTGCTTGCAGTGCACAAGG GCTTGGACTCCAAGGAATACTGCCTGTCGGAGCGGGACATAGTGGAGGTGGTGAGGACAGAGTATGTTTACACCCGCCCGCCCCCGTGGTCGGACACCCTTCCCACCATCCACGTCATCACCCCCACCTACAGCCGGCCCGtgcagaaggcagagctgaCCCGCCTGGCCAACACCCTCCTGCACGTCCCCAACCTGCACTGGATCCTGGTAGAGGACTCTCAGCGCCGCACGCCCCTCATCACCCGCCTGCTGCGGGACACGGGGCTCAACTACACCCACCTCAACGTGGAGACCCCGCGCAACTACAAGCTGCGGGGGGACATGCGGGACCCCCGCATCCCTCGCGGGACCATGCAGAGGAACCTCGCCCTGAGGTGGCTGAGGGAAACCTTCAACAAGAACAGCAGCCAGCCTGGCATCGTGTACTTCGCCGATGATGACAACACCTACAGCCTGGAGCTCTTTGAGGAG ATGCGCAGCACCAGGAAGGTGTCGGTGTGGCCGGTGGCCTTTGTTGGAGGGCTGCGCTACGAGTCCCCCCGCGTGAACGCCGCCGGCAAGGTCTATGGCTGGAAGACGGTGTTCGACCCGCACCGCCCCTTCGCTATAGACATGGCCGGCTTTGCCGTGAACCTCAGGCTCATCCTCCACAGACCTCAGGCGTACTTCAAGCTGCGGGGAGTCAAGGGGGGCTACCAGGAGAGCAGCCTGCTCCGGGAGCTCGTCACCCTCAACGACCTGGAGCCGAAAGCTGCCAACTGCACTAAG atCCTGGTCTGGCACACGAGGACAGAGAAGCCGGTGCTGGTGAATGAGGGCAAGAAAGGATTCACAGATCCCAATGTGGAAATCTGA
- the B3GAT1 gene encoding galactosylgalactosylxylosylprotein 3-beta-glucuronosyltransferase 1 isoform X5: MGLDSKEYCLSERDIVEVVRTEYVYTRPPPWSDTLPTIHVITPTYSRPVQKAELTRLANTLLHVPNLHWILVEDSQRRTPLITRLLRDTGLNYTHLNVETPRNYKLRGDMRDPRIPRGTMQRNLALRWLRETFNKNSSQPGIVYFADDDNTYSLELFEEMRSTRKVSVWPVAFVGGLRYESPRVNAAGKVYGWKTVFDPHRPFAIDMAGFAVNLRLILHRPQAYFKLRGVKGGYQESSLLRELVTLNDLEPKAANCTKILVWHTRTEKPVLVNEGKKGFTDPNVEI, encoded by the exons ATGG GCTTGGACTCCAAGGAATACTGCCTGTCGGAGCGGGACATAGTGGAGGTGGTGAGGACAGAGTATGTTTACACCCGCCCGCCCCCGTGGTCGGACACCCTTCCCACCATCCACGTCATCACCCCCACCTACAGCCGGCCCGtgcagaaggcagagctgaCCCGCCTGGCCAACACCCTCCTGCACGTCCCCAACCTGCACTGGATCCTGGTAGAGGACTCTCAGCGCCGCACGCCCCTCATCACCCGCCTGCTGCGGGACACGGGGCTCAACTACACCCACCTCAACGTGGAGACCCCGCGCAACTACAAGCTGCGGGGGGACATGCGGGACCCCCGCATCCCTCGCGGGACCATGCAGAGGAACCTCGCCCTGAGGTGGCTGAGGGAAACCTTCAACAAGAACAGCAGCCAGCCTGGCATCGTGTACTTCGCCGATGATGACAACACCTACAGCCTGGAGCTCTTTGAGGAG ATGCGCAGCACCAGGAAGGTGTCGGTGTGGCCGGTGGCCTTTGTTGGAGGGCTGCGCTACGAGTCCCCCCGCGTGAACGCCGCCGGCAAGGTCTATGGCTGGAAGACGGTGTTCGACCCGCACCGCCCCTTCGCTATAGACATGGCCGGCTTTGCCGTGAACCTCAGGCTCATCCTCCACAGACCTCAGGCGTACTTCAAGCTGCGGGGAGTCAAGGGGGGCTACCAGGAGAGCAGCCTGCTCCGGGAGCTCGTCACCCTCAACGACCTGGAGCCGAAAGCTGCCAACTGCACTAAG atCCTGGTCTGGCACACGAGGACAGAGAAGCCGGTGCTGGTGAATGAGGGCAAGAAAGGATTCACAGATCCCAATGTGGAAATCTGA
- the B3GAT1 gene encoding galactosylgalactosylxylosylprotein 3-beta-glucuronosyltransferase 1 isoform X2, which translates to MGNEELWVQSVLEMPKRRDILAIVLIVLPWTLLITVWHQSTIAPLLAVHKDDGGDSQRDLAAGLDSKEYCLSERDIVEVVRTEYVYTRPPPWSDTLPTIHVITPTYSRPVQKAELTRLANTLLHVPNLHWILVEDSQRRTPLITRLLRDTGLNYTHLNVETPRNYKLRGDMRDPRIPRGTMQRNLALRWLRETFNKNSSQPGIVYFADDDNTYSLELFEEMRSTRKVSVWPVAFVGGLRYESPRVNAAGKVYGWKTVFDPHRPFAIDMAGFAVNLRLILHRPQAYFKLRGVKGGYQESSLLRELVTLNDLEPKAANCTKILVWHTRTEKPVLVNEGKKGFTDPNVEI; encoded by the exons ATGG GTAATGAGGAGCTGTGGGTCCAGTCAGTCTTGGAGATGCCGAAGAGACGAGACATCCTGGCTATCGTGCTGATAGTTCTGCCCTGGACACTACTAATCACCGTCTGGCACCAGAGCACCATTGCTCCACTGCTTGCAGTGCACAAGG ATGATGGTGGTGACTCCCAGCGTGATCTCGCTGCAGGCTTGGACTCCAAGGAATACTGCCTGTCGGAGCGGGACATAGTGGAGGTGGTGAGGACAGAGTATGTTTACACCCGCCCGCCCCCGTGGTCGGACACCCTTCCCACCATCCACGTCATCACCCCCACCTACAGCCGGCCCGtgcagaaggcagagctgaCCCGCCTGGCCAACACCCTCCTGCACGTCCCCAACCTGCACTGGATCCTGGTAGAGGACTCTCAGCGCCGCACGCCCCTCATCACCCGCCTGCTGCGGGACACGGGGCTCAACTACACCCACCTCAACGTGGAGACCCCGCGCAACTACAAGCTGCGGGGGGACATGCGGGACCCCCGCATCCCTCGCGGGACCATGCAGAGGAACCTCGCCCTGAGGTGGCTGAGGGAAACCTTCAACAAGAACAGCAGCCAGCCTGGCATCGTGTACTTCGCCGATGATGACAACACCTACAGCCTGGAGCTCTTTGAGGAG ATGCGCAGCACCAGGAAGGTGTCGGTGTGGCCGGTGGCCTTTGTTGGAGGGCTGCGCTACGAGTCCCCCCGCGTGAACGCCGCCGGCAAGGTCTATGGCTGGAAGACGGTGTTCGACCCGCACCGCCCCTTCGCTATAGACATGGCCGGCTTTGCCGTGAACCTCAGGCTCATCCTCCACAGACCTCAGGCGTACTTCAAGCTGCGGGGAGTCAAGGGGGGCTACCAGGAGAGCAGCCTGCTCCGGGAGCTCGTCACCCTCAACGACCTGGAGCCGAAAGCTGCCAACTGCACTAAG atCCTGGTCTGGCACACGAGGACAGAGAAGCCGGTGCTGGTGAATGAGGGCAAGAAAGGATTCACAGATCCCAATGTGGAAATCTGA